Proteins co-encoded in one Ruegeria pomeroyi DSS-3 genomic window:
- a CDS encoding fatty acid desaturase — protein sequence MSEPRLPERAEWGTFALILACYGAWLAVIFGLAGLSLWLAIAAMGLVAALHSSLTHEALHGHPFRYRWLNEALMALPLTLCIPYNRFRDLHLAHHLDANLTDPYDDPESNYLDPAIWSRLPGWQRRLYALNNTLAGRMVLGPLIGTACFLRDEARGALRGDRAILLAWALHLPGMAGVLWVVSLSPMPIWAFALSAYIGLGLLKIRTFLEHRAHEKSRARTVVIEDRGLLAFLFLNNNYHVVHHMNPGAPWYALPALYRAGKERYLGCNEGYSYRSYGEVFRRYFWRAKDPVPHPLWPKP from the coding sequence ATGTCTGAGCCGCGCCTGCCCGAACGCGCCGAATGGGGCACCTTTGCGCTGATCCTTGCCTGTTACGGTGCCTGGTTGGCGGTGATCTTCGGGCTGGCCGGGCTGTCGCTCTGGCTCGCCATTGCGGCGATGGGGTTGGTTGCGGCGCTGCATTCCTCGCTGACACATGAGGCGCTGCATGGCCACCCGTTCCGCTATCGCTGGCTGAACGAGGCGCTGATGGCGCTGCCGCTGACGCTGTGCATCCCCTATAACCGGTTCCGCGACCTGCATCTGGCCCATCATCTGGATGCAAACCTGACCGACCCCTATGACGACCCCGAAAGCAACTATCTTGACCCTGCCATCTGGTCGCGCCTGCCGGGCTGGCAGCGGCGCCTTTATGCGCTCAACAATACGCTGGCGGGGCGCATGGTGCTGGGGCCGCTGATCGGAACCGCCTGTTTCCTGCGAGACGAGGCGCGCGGCGCGCTGCGCGGCGACCGCGCGATCCTGCTCGCCTGGGCGCTGCACCTGCCGGGCATGGCCGGGGTGCTCTGGGTTGTGTCGCTGTCGCCGATGCCCATCTGGGCCTTTGCGCTTTCGGCCTATATCGGGCTTGGCCTGCTCAAGATCCGCACCTTTCTGGAACATCGCGCGCATGAGAAATCGCGCGCCCGCACCGTGGTGATCGAGGATCGTGGGCTTCTGGCCTTTCTGTTTCTCAACAACAATTACCACGTGGTGCATCACATGAACCCGGGCGCGCCCTGGTATGCGCTGCCTGCGCTCTACAGGGCGGGCAAGGAGCGGTACCTCGGCTGTAACGAGGGTTACAGCTATCGTTCTTATGGCGAGGTGTTCCGCCGCTATTTCTGGCGCGCCAAGGATCCGGTGCCGCATCCGCTCTGGCCAAAGCCCTGA
- a CDS encoding EamA family transporter has translation MSLWIPVTLAAALFQTVRFMLQKSLATVKLSASGATFARFLYSAPLALAGLLIATTAGGYDLPALGARFWIFVAIGGTAQILATICVVALFKQRNFAVGITFKKTEVIQTAIVGFVILGEGVSFGALGAILLGLVAVLLLSKTPGGSGAWWRHLTNRASQLGLGSGVLFAFSAVSYRAASLELGDLTPWFRALVTLAAVVSFQLVSMALWLWWRDRAQLAAVWATRNTGAFVGLTSLGGSFCWFLAFTLQNAAYVKALGQVELIFSLMASTLFFREKITTREIAGIGLLGLSILALVLAI, from the coding sequence ATGAGCCTCTGGATCCCCGTCACCCTCGCCGCCGCGCTGTTTCAGACCGTGCGCTTCATGTTGCAGAAATCGCTGGCGACGGTGAAACTGTCGGCCTCCGGCGCCACCTTTGCCCGCTTTCTCTATTCCGCGCCGCTGGCGCTGGCGGGGCTGCTGATTGCCACAACCGCCGGCGGCTATGACCTGCCGGCGCTGGGCGCGCGCTTCTGGATATTTGTCGCCATCGGCGGCACCGCCCAGATCCTTGCCACGATCTGCGTGGTGGCGCTGTTCAAGCAACGCAACTTTGCCGTCGGCATCACCTTCAAGAAGACCGAGGTGATCCAGACCGCGATCGTTGGCTTTGTCATCCTGGGCGAGGGCGTCTCCTTTGGCGCACTTGGCGCCATCCTGTTGGGGCTGGTGGCGGTGCTGCTGTTGTCGAAGACACCGGGTGGCAGCGGCGCCTGGTGGCGGCATCTGACCAACCGTGCCTCGCAGCTGGGGCTGGGTTCGGGCGTGCTGTTTGCCTTTTCGGCGGTCAGCTACCGGGCCGCCTCGCTGGAACTGGGCGATCTCACGCCCTGGTTCCGGGCACTGGTGACACTGGCCGCGGTGGTGTCGTTCCAGCTGGTGTCGATGGCGCTCTGGCTCTGGTGGCGCGACCGGGCGCAGCTGGCCGCCGTCTGGGCCACACGCAACACCGGCGCCTTTGTCGGGCTGACCAGCCTGGGTGGCTCTTTCTGCTGGTTCCTCGCCTTCACGCTTCAGAACGCGGCTTATGTCAAGGCGCTGGGGCAGGTGGAGCTGATCTTCAGCCTGATGGCCTCGACCCTGTTTTTCCGGGAAAAGATCACCACGCGCGAGATTGCGGGCATCGGGCTGTTGGGCCTGTCGATCCTGGCATTGGTGCTGGCGATCTGA